A portion of the Paenibacillus sp. PvR098 genome contains these proteins:
- a CDS encoding ABC transporter ATP-binding protein encodes MLQVQKISKVFGGLKAVDQVSFHIEKGSIKALIGPNGAGKTTVFNMISGNFAPTEGQVLFEDRIITGSKPHQIAHHGIIRTFQGVKMFDSNGFTVLENLLVGYDKRFQAGMIRNSIRSFISRKEEQEALEEAYRVSEQIGLSGWLHAPASELPCGYQRLLELARALMAKPKLLLLDEPAAGLNDSETKRLVGVLREIRQMGITILLVEHHMGLVMEVSDDIVVMNNGKKIAEGSPEDIKRNQDVIQAYMGEEDISA; translated from the coding sequence ATGTTACAGGTACAGAAGATTTCCAAAGTGTTTGGCGGTTTGAAAGCAGTGGATCAAGTGAGCTTTCACATTGAAAAAGGAAGCATTAAAGCTCTCATCGGCCCCAACGGCGCGGGGAAAACGACCGTGTTCAACATGATATCGGGAAATTTTGCTCCAACTGAGGGTCAAGTGCTTTTTGAAGACCGCATCATCACGGGAAGCAAGCCGCATCAGATTGCCCATCACGGAATTATTCGGACCTTTCAAGGCGTCAAAATGTTTGACAGCAACGGATTTACCGTTTTGGAGAATTTGTTGGTCGGCTATGACAAGCGCTTTCAAGCGGGTATGATCCGAAACAGTATACGCAGTTTCATCTCCCGTAAAGAAGAGCAAGAAGCTTTGGAAGAAGCGTATCGGGTGAGCGAACAGATCGGGTTGTCCGGTTGGCTGCACGCGCCGGCAAGCGAGCTTCCTTGCGGGTATCAACGTTTGCTTGAGCTGGCAAGAGCCTTGATGGCAAAGCCCAAGCTGCTGCTGTTGGATGAACCTGCCGCAGGATTGAATGATAGCGAGACCAAACGCTTGGTTGGCGTTCTCCGCGAAATTCGCCAAATGGGCATTACCATCTTATTGGTGGAGCATCATATGGGACTTGTCATGGAGGTTTCGGATGACATTGTGGTCATGAATAATGGAAAGAAAATCGCAGAGGGAAGCCCGGAAGATATTAAACGGAACC
- a CDS encoding branched-chain amino acid ABC transporter permease — translation MRKKQIAGLSVVIVLVGTMLIVLPPNHYLYSLLTFVGIYALAATGLELLMGYGGQISLGNGGFIALGAYITGILSHHGLHPILIFMIALIGSALIALIIGYPILKLEGYYLAIATLGFALLVQALAISMFPITGGSSGMTVNSLTVFSNSLGERGYFILAWVIFGVGFILARNLTKTRTGRSLVAIQSNEEAASALGIYTGKIKLQIFVVSAMYAAAAGFVMANYLSFIAPDIFGLALSVDLVVMSLLGGHGVIYGPLLGSFVWVLLVETTHSFKDYKILLTGAALIVILLFMPKGIYGILQKRFFQRRKV, via the coding sequence ATGAGGAAAAAACAAATCGCCGGTTTAAGTGTTGTCATCGTACTGGTCGGTACCATGCTGATTGTGCTTCCTCCCAATCACTATTTGTACAGCTTGCTTACCTTTGTAGGAATCTATGCTTTAGCAGCTACCGGCTTGGAATTGCTCATGGGATACGGCGGACAAATTTCGCTTGGCAACGGAGGCTTTATCGCTCTTGGAGCCTATATCACAGGCATACTAAGCCATCATGGATTACATCCGATCCTCATCTTTATGATTGCGCTTATCGGCTCAGCGCTTATAGCATTAATTATCGGTTATCCGATTTTGAAGCTGGAGGGCTATTATCTCGCCATCGCCACGTTGGGATTTGCTCTGCTGGTCCAGGCGCTCGCGATATCGATGTTCCCGATCACCGGCGGCTCTTCGGGAATGACCGTGAACTCCTTGACCGTATTTTCGAACAGTTTGGGCGAAAGGGGCTATTTTATATTAGCCTGGGTCATATTCGGAGTCGGATTTATTCTGGCTCGTAACCTGACCAAAACACGCACGGGACGATCCTTGGTTGCGATTCAAAGTAATGAAGAAGCGGCATCGGCCTTAGGCATTTATACGGGGAAGATCAAGCTTCAAATTTTCGTGGTCAGTGCGATGTATGCGGCTGCGGCCGGTTTCGTGATGGCTAACTATTTGAGCTTTATCGCGCCGGATATTTTCGGCTTAGCCCTTTCCGTCGATTTGGTTGTCATGTCCTTGCTTGGCGGTCACGGTGTGATCTACGGTCCTTTGCTGGGATCCTTCGTGTGGGTACTGTTGGTCGAAACGACGCATTCGTTTAAGGATTATAAAATTTTGCTGACAGGCGCGGCGCTCATCGTCATTTTGCTGTTCATGCCTAAAGGCATATACGGTATCTTGCAAAAAAGGTTCTTTCAACGACGCAAAGTGTGA
- a CDS encoding branched-chain amino acid ABC transporter permease: protein MDNLLQSLITGISLGSIYGLIGMGFTLVFSISKVINLSQGEYFTLGALSFVVFIGYMPSVLAFFAAIVVAVLIGLIIERSLMRPISSSPLINQIIMTLAIMITLQGISMLVFGKQSKTAEPIWTGAIKMGDITIQNQVLIIVAVMILINGGLYYFLHKTYYGKAFRACSSNPESVRLAGIRVNQMRMTAYGLSGAIGAISGVVIAPLLLMNYTLGLVFVVKGLVASILGGLGSPVGALLGGLLLGIFESNMAGFVSSEYKDVMTLVFLLLLLIFMPKGLVGGIKR from the coding sequence ATGGACAATTTATTGCAAAGCCTAATCACAGGAATTAGTTTAGGCAGCATCTACGGCTTGATCGGAATGGGATTTACGTTAGTCTTTTCGATCTCCAAGGTGATTAATTTGTCACAAGGCGAATACTTTACATTGGGAGCGCTTTCTTTCGTTGTGTTCATCGGTTATATGCCTTCCGTATTGGCTTTTTTTGCAGCGATAGTCGTTGCGGTACTTATTGGACTGATCATTGAGCGTTCATTGATGAGGCCGATTTCTTCCTCGCCTTTGATTAATCAAATTATTATGACCTTGGCGATCATGATTACTTTACAAGGGATTTCCATGCTGGTCTTCGGCAAACAGTCCAAAACGGCCGAGCCGATTTGGACTGGCGCTATCAAAATGGGAGACATCACCATTCAGAATCAGGTTCTGATTATTGTTGCCGTGATGATTCTGATCAACGGAGGGCTCTACTATTTTCTGCATAAAACCTATTATGGGAAAGCGTTTCGGGCTTGCTCCTCGAATCCCGAAAGCGTAAGGCTTGCCGGGATCCGCGTGAATCAGATGAGAATGACGGCCTATGGTTTGAGCGGAGCGATCGGGGCCATTAGCGGCGTAGTTATTGCACCCCTGCTGCTGATGAATTATACCTTGGGACTTGTGTTCGTCGTTAAGGGATTGGTGGCCTCGATTCTTGGGGGGTTAGGAAGTCCGGTCGGAGCTTTGCTGGGTGGACTGCTGCTCGGGATATTCGAAAGCAACATGGCGGGATTCGTTTCATCGGAATACAAGGATGTGATGACGTTGGTATTTCTGCTCCTGCTCCTTATTTTTATGCCAAAAGGGTTAGTAGGAGGGATTAAACGATGA
- a CDS encoding ABC transporter substrate-binding protein, translated as MKKFKLSCIFIMIFMLAAVGCSNQSANNQAATNQVSNDKPAEPKANESYKIGTILSLTGPAGWLGQSTQRAVETLKKQINESGGVNGHPLEIIIYDDQSKPEEASRWAKRLINEDKVIMIIGPNGTPTSNAAEQAAGAAGIPMISMSGGYVPNPKVGWGWSIVHSTDQVIERQFQYFAQKGMKNIGVINPNDALGQIADKAITQYAGKYNVHIVKRESFNMNDINVKPQLTSIMSAKPEAVISFVTGEPAVKVRKEMSEIGLNVPMLPPHSSATQAFLDLIGKVDNDKVLAAGGIITAFEQIPGDHPQKQVLEKFISQFQKDHNYVPGYIEGFGYDALNVAYHALTKVGTDPQKIKDYMENGGESIIGVNGTFKFTKDNRIGLSPETLRIVEIRDNKWSLLE; from the coding sequence GTGAAAAAGTTCAAACTTTCTTGTATTTTCATCATGATCTTTATGCTTGCGGCTGTTGGATGTTCGAACCAATCTGCAAATAATCAGGCTGCTACTAACCAAGTTTCTAACGATAAACCTGCTGAACCAAAGGCAAATGAATCTTATAAAATCGGTACCATACTCTCTCTTACAGGTCCTGCCGGATGGCTGGGACAAAGCACACAGCGTGCCGTTGAAACCTTGAAGAAGCAAATTAACGAATCCGGAGGAGTGAATGGCCACCCTCTTGAGATTATTATTTACGATGACCAATCCAAACCCGAAGAGGCAAGCCGGTGGGCGAAACGTCTAATCAATGAGGATAAGGTGATCATGATTATCGGTCCGAATGGAACGCCGACCTCCAATGCTGCGGAGCAGGCAGCAGGGGCTGCCGGAATTCCTATGATCTCGATGTCAGGAGGCTATGTCCCGAATCCGAAAGTCGGTTGGGGGTGGTCGATCGTACATTCCACGGATCAAGTCATCGAGCGGCAATTTCAGTACTTCGCCCAAAAAGGTATGAAGAACATTGGAGTCATCAACCCCAACGACGCATTGGGACAGATCGCAGACAAAGCGATTACCCAGTATGCAGGGAAGTATAATGTCCATATCGTGAAACGCGAATCATTTAATATGAATGACATCAATGTGAAGCCGCAGCTTACTTCCATTATGTCTGCTAAGCCGGAGGCCGTGATTTCGTTCGTGACAGGCGAGCCTGCCGTCAAGGTAAGGAAGGAAATGAGTGAAATCGGGCTGAATGTGCCGATGCTGCCCCCCCACTCCTCAGCAACGCAAGCTTTCTTGGACTTGATCGGGAAAGTCGATAATGATAAGGTGCTCGCCGCCGGTGGGATTATCACGGCTTTCGAGCAAATCCCAGGCGATCATCCGCAAAAACAAGTATTGGAAAAATTCATTTCTCAATTTCAAAAGGACCATAACTATGTTCCCGGTTACATCGAAGGTTTTGGTTATGATGCTTTGAATGTCGCTTATCATGCTTTGACAAAGGTTGGAACAGACCCGCAGAAGATCAAGGATTATATGGAAAACGGCGGAGAGAGCATTATCGGCGTGAATGGAACCTTTAAATTCACCAAAGATAATCGGATCGGTCTGTCCCCGGAAACGTTAAGAATCGTAGAAATTCGTGATAATAAATGGTCCTTGCTCGAGTAA
- a CDS encoding MFS transporter translates to MIRKFPFFYGWVIIGLGFLGLFGSMGIRSSFGAYVTSWEEEFEVSRSMVTIISTLSLVVYGVFQPVTGRMNDRYGARPVLTVSMLLIGISLIISSYITDFWQLAIVYGIIASIGFSGASNVTGTAAAARWFHKKQGTVMGIVLSGMAVGQLIIVPVSLYIISTYHWRISMLVSGLIITFLIVPLCYFFMRSKPSDIGLQAYGEEESTQHTNTEHESTDSLEQKQSVYAIMKSKYFWMIAAPYFICGFTDVGFVQTHFIPYTEGTGVPTRWIMLTLSLIAIFNLFGTVGSGYLSDKMHRGKLLAIIFTLRAITYMILLSTDSIAALIIFGMIYGLTDVAAITPTSSVCAHLFERYSIGVIFGFISVSHQVGAAAGSWIPGLLYDLYGSYTLSIWFSAIFLVISAWVVYQIPDTQKKEFSIKNAAAG, encoded by the coding sequence ATCATTAGAAAGTTTCCCTTTTTTTATGGTTGGGTTATCATCGGCTTAGGTTTTCTTGGACTTTTTGGCTCCATGGGGATTCGCAGTTCGTTTGGAGCATATGTAACCTCTTGGGAGGAAGAGTTTGAGGTCAGCAGAAGTATGGTGACTATCATATCGACATTAAGTCTGGTCGTGTATGGTGTTTTCCAACCGGTAACCGGAAGGATGAATGACAGATACGGAGCACGTCCGGTACTGACGGTCAGCATGCTGCTGATCGGAATCTCTTTAATTATTTCATCCTATATCACTGATTTTTGGCAGCTTGCTATCGTTTACGGTATTATTGCTTCGATAGGTTTTTCGGGTGCCTCTAATGTGACAGGTACGGCTGCGGCCGCCAGATGGTTTCATAAGAAGCAGGGTACAGTCATGGGGATTGTACTGTCAGGTATGGCTGTGGGGCAATTGATTATCGTACCCGTTTCTCTTTACATCATTTCAACCTATCACTGGCGCATTTCCATGTTGGTCTCAGGGTTGATTATAACCTTCCTAATTGTTCCACTTTGTTATTTTTTCATGCGCTCCAAACCGTCCGATATTGGACTTCAGGCGTATGGGGAGGAAGAAAGCACCCAGCATACGAACACAGAGCATGAATCAACCGATTCTCTTGAACAAAAACAATCCGTATATGCGATCATGAAAAGTAAATATTTTTGGATGATTGCGGCGCCTTATTTTATATGTGGATTTACGGATGTGGGTTTTGTTCAAACGCATTTTATTCCATATACAGAAGGAACAGGGGTCCCAACCCGATGGATCATGCTTACTTTATCGCTTATAGCCATCTTTAACCTGTTTGGAACGGTTGGCAGCGGATATCTTTCTGATAAAATGCACAGGGGGAAACTGCTTGCTATCATTTTTACCTTACGAGCAATTACCTATATGATACTATTGTCAACTGATTCCATTGCAGCTCTTATTATATTTGGAATGATATACGGACTTACCGATGTCGCGGCAATTACTCCCACGAGTTCCGTTTGTGCTCATTTATTTGAACGTTATTCAATTGGAGTCATTTTTGGGTTTATTTCCGTTAGCCATCAGGTTGGAGCGGCAGCCGGATCATGGATACCGGGATTATTGTATGATCTGTACGGCTCTTACACGCTGAGCATATGGTTTTCCGCGATTTTCCTTGTTATTAGCGCATGGGTTGTTTACCAAATTCCTGATACGCAAAAGAAAGAATTTAGCATTAAAAATGCAGCGGCGGGTTAG
- a CDS encoding nitrile hydratase accessory protein: MEAPSYISGMEGKSALPRKNGELVFQEPWEGKIFAMAVALDKKGLYVWNDFRDKLAEEITKAEKNDPNHETEKYYYEHWQTALEKLLIEKKIVSEDQLKQLLHELKNCKDHDHDHDHNHDHDHHH; the protein is encoded by the coding sequence ATGGAAGCCCCATCCTATATCTCAGGCATGGAAGGAAAAAGTGCGCTGCCTCGCAAAAATGGAGAGCTTGTCTTTCAGGAGCCTTGGGAAGGCAAAATATTTGCAATGGCAGTAGCATTGGATAAGAAAGGTTTATATGTCTGGAATGATTTTCGGGATAAATTAGCTGAAGAAATAACAAAAGCGGAAAAAAATGATCCGAATCATGAAACCGAAAAGTATTACTATGAGCATTGGCAAACGGCGTTAGAAAAATTACTGATTGAAAAGAAAATAGTATCTGAGGATCAGTTAAAACAACTATTGCATGAGTTGAAAAACTGTAAAGACCATGACCACGACCACGATCATAATCATGATCATGATCATCATCATTAA
- the nthA gene encoding nitrile hydratase subunit alpha gives MSNQHGHHNPAPITEVEYKIQALESILLEKGLISTEELDGLIDLFENQIGPLNGAKMVARAWTDPEFKARLLDDGTKALVECDIKNLQNTKFVVVENTPNVHNVIVCTLCSCYPWNVLGLPPRWYKSNAYRSRVVIEPRQVLKEFGLELDETVEIRVWDSLAETRYMVLPERPEGTESMTEDELVTLIQREALIGVSKVTLN, from the coding sequence ATGTCGAATCAACATGGCCATCATAATCCAGCTCCAATCACTGAGGTGGAGTATAAAATTCAAGCGTTAGAATCGATTCTTCTCGAAAAGGGACTCATTTCCACCGAGGAGTTAGATGGATTAATTGATCTTTTTGAGAACCAAATCGGACCGTTGAATGGCGCTAAAATGGTTGCGCGGGCATGGACCGATCCGGAATTTAAAGCGCGTTTGTTGGACGATGGCACAAAAGCGCTCGTTGAGTGTGACATAAAGAATCTTCAGAACACTAAATTTGTTGTAGTTGAAAACACTCCTAATGTTCATAATGTTATCGTTTGCACTTTGTGTTCATGCTACCCATGGAATGTATTAGGGCTGCCGCCTAGATGGTATAAAAGTAACGCATATCGATCCCGAGTTGTCATTGAGCCTAGACAAGTTTTAAAAGAATTTGGCCTGGAGCTGGATGAAACCGTTGAAATTCGGGTATGGGACAGCTTAGCGGAAACACGATACATGGTATTGCCCGAACGACCAGAGGGTACGGAAAGTATGACTGAAGATGAATTAGTTACACTGATTCAAAGAGAAGCCTTGATAGGCGTATCGAAAGTAACATTAAATTAA
- the nthB gene encoding nitrile hydratase subunit beta, with the protein MNGVHDMGGMQGFGPVIREENEPVFHADWEKKMRAMMVCLDKNKVIKLDEVRYAIERVRPDYYLASSYYERWLIGLMILLLEKNVLNDDETREIRKIFSIDDQADLLGAFTQLKYVQDKEGITPEQTPEPSPKFKPGDKILTKMIHSKAHIRLPGYAKGKYGVVKGIYGNYKLPESNVYSDQPYKEPVYVVEFNASELWGPHAPGKDKVLIDLWESYLDPAAT; encoded by the coding sequence ATGAATGGCGTTCATGATATGGGAGGAATGCAAGGATTTGGACCGGTCATACGCGAAGAAAATGAGCCTGTTTTTCATGCAGACTGGGAAAAAAAGATGCGTGCCATGATGGTGTGTTTGGATAAGAACAAAGTGATTAAATTAGATGAAGTTCGTTATGCGATTGAAAGAGTCAGACCTGATTATTACTTGGCCTCCAGTTACTATGAACGTTGGTTAATTGGCTTAATGATCCTATTGCTTGAGAAAAATGTTCTGAATGATGATGAAACAAGAGAAATAAGAAAGATATTTTCTATTGATGACCAAGCGGATCTTTTGGGCGCATTCACTCAATTGAAATACGTTCAAGATAAAGAGGGAATCACACCTGAACAGACTCCTGAACCATCGCCAAAGTTTAAGCCGGGGGACAAAATTTTAACGAAGATGATCCATTCGAAGGCTCATATCCGATTGCCCGGTTATGCCAAAGGGAAATATGGGGTTGTTAAAGGCATTTACGGAAATTACAAGCTCCCTGAATCGAACGTATATTCCGACCAGCCATATAAAGAGCCTGTTTATGTTGTTGAATTTAACGCGTCCGAGTTATGGGGTCCTCATGCACCCGGAAAAGATAAAGTCCTGATTGATCTTTGGGAGAGCTATTTAGATCCAGCCGCTACATAA